TAGCGAATGTGTCGGACATGCTGAAGGAAAATGCCCAGTTATTGGATATCACCGGTTGAAATACCGACCAAGGATCGACCTGGTCGGTCTATCGTTATCCCGGCTCAACCCACAACAAAGTTTAAAAAATCTTAGTAGCTGACACAAACCTTTTTTACAGAAACTGAAAAAGTCATAGATGACGTGTAATACAGGAAAAACCCATGAGTAAAGACAAGAGCGTGGAAGAGCGATTTGAGGACTTTAGAAAAAATTTTCTCTCAATCCAGAAAAAATATGATGAAAAGATTAATGAGCTTTCCATTATCAAAGAGATGAACAACACCATGCAGCAGATCGATTTTATTGATCAGGATTTGATATGGATCCGGCATTTGGAATGTTTGAAAAAATATAAAGGCCTTGCCGCCGCTGCATTATATTTCTCCGTGGACAATGAAATTAAAAAAGACCATTTCTTTCATACAAAGATGGAAGAAACGTTTAATTTAAGGGCCATAAAAAAGCTTCCTTTCTTTAAGGCGCTTCTTGAGGAAAAAACAAACGTCCTCATCGCAAGCCTCAAAGATGTGGAAAAAAAATGGGCCACAAATCAACCCCATTTGTTTTCAGATGAGGATTACGCTTTTTATGGTCAATCCATAGTTTCCAAAGGGAAAACCATTGCGATTCTGATGCTTTTCGGAGAAAACAACAACATGTTTGGTCCGTCCCATTTCCTTTTTTATAATGTCGTGTGTGATCATTTGCACAACAACATGGTTTTTTTACGGCTTTATTATGGTAAGCTGGATGAAGAGAAGCAAACACTACAGCTGAGCCGCTTTTTTTCAAAAAATGTTATTGGAGAAATATTCAAGCAGGGGAAATTAAGGCTTGGGGGGGAAAAGAAACAGGCCGCTGTCGTTTTTGTTGATTTAATTGGATTTACAAGTTTTTCCGAAACCATGGCACCCGAAGAGGTAGTCACTTTGCTCAACCACTTCTTTTCCCGGA
This window of the uncultured Desulfobacter sp. genome carries:
- a CDS encoding adenylate/guanylate cyclase domain-containing protein, encoding MSKDKSVEERFEDFRKNFLSIQKKYDEKINELSIIKEMNNTMQQIDFIDQDLIWIRHLECLKKYKGLAAAALYFSVDNEIKKDHFFHTKMEETFNLRAIKKLPFFKALLEEKTNVLIASLKDVEKKWATNQPHLFSDEDYAFYGQSIVSKGKTIAILMLFGENNNMFGPSHFLFYNVVCDHLHNNMVFLRLYYGKLDEEKQTLQLSRFFSKNVIGEIFKQGKLRLGGEKKQAAVVFVDLIGFTSFSETMAPEEVVTLLNHFFSRMIPLIFKHRGTLDKLLGDGILAVFGTPLEDPDSCLNAIRTTLEMFSELHALNRENKKNFRQLEMSVGINYGELVAGFMGSEEHLNYTVVGDTVNVAQRIESLAESNRILVSEAVWEKIEPHVQTLDNLKGVTRLDEVKLKGKAKRVCLFQLEPTYS